One stretch of Pirellulales bacterium DNA includes these proteins:
- a CDS encoding PQQ-binding-like beta-propeller repeat protein: MKLKWFVCGLSCLMLVAAQLEAADWPQWQGPDRNSISKETGLLKNWPKDGPPLAWRVGKLGGGFSTPSVAEGRIYGMSYRDGNELVWALNENGGKQEWATKTGPAEEIGAAGFGGEGPRCTPTVDGELLYALGPTGRFVCLNTADGQIVWRKNMKDDFGGHSMAQWHYCESPLVDGDKVICTPGGKEATVVALNKKTGDVIWKAHVPDGNGAGYASPIVIDAAGHRQYVHFLEAGPAGFDAETGKLLWRSSKSATRIANVATPIFHDGCIFTAAAYGGGGALVKLIAEGDGVKAEVVYTTKKMENHHGGIILDKGYLYGANGGNGGGYLVCLNFKTGKVQWDERAGQRRASKGSVALADNRIYYRQEDGTVILIEPSPKEYIEHGRFDQPDRSRSHAWAHPVIANGKLYLIDQDNLFCYDVAAK; encoded by the coding sequence ATGAAATTGAAATGGTTTGTCTGCGGACTTTCTTGCTTGATGTTGGTTGCAGCTCAGCTCGAGGCCGCGGATTGGCCGCAGTGGCAGGGGCCGGATCGCAATTCCATTTCGAAAGAAACCGGCCTGTTAAAGAATTGGCCGAAAGATGGCCCTCCGTTGGCTTGGCGGGTCGGCAAGCTCGGCGGCGGCTTCAGCACGCCGTCGGTCGCCGAAGGGCGCATCTACGGCATGAGCTATCGCGATGGAAACGAACTCGTGTGGGCCCTTAACGAAAATGGCGGCAAGCAGGAATGGGCGACGAAAACCGGCCCCGCCGAGGAGATCGGCGCGGCGGGCTTTGGCGGCGAAGGCCCACGCTGCACGCCCACCGTCGACGGCGAACTGCTCTACGCGCTCGGCCCCACAGGCCGCTTTGTTTGCCTCAACACGGCCGACGGCCAGATCGTTTGGCGCAAGAACATGAAAGACGATTTCGGCGGCCATTCCATGGCGCAATGGCATTATTGCGAATCGCCGCTTGTCGATGGCGACAAGGTGATTTGCACCCCCGGCGGCAAAGAAGCCACGGTCGTCGCGCTGAACAAGAAAACCGGCGACGTGATTTGGAAAGCCCACGTTCCGGATGGCAACGGGGCCGGCTACGCGTCGCCGATCGTGATCGACGCGGCCGGGCACCGACAATATGTCCATTTTCTCGAAGCTGGCCCCGCGGGCTTCGATGCGGAAACCGGCAAGCTGCTTTGGCGATCCAGCAAAAGCGCCACGCGCATCGCCAACGTTGCCACGCCTATTTTTCACGACGGCTGCATCTTCACCGCGGCTGCCTACGGCGGCGGCGGCGCGCTCGTGAAATTGATCGCGGAAGGCGACGGCGTTAAGGCCGAGGTGGTTTACACGACCAAGAAAATGGAAAACCACCACGGCGGCATCATCCTCGACAAAGGCTACCTCTACGGCGCCAACGGCGGAAATGGCGGCGGCTATCTCGTCTGCCTGAATTTCAAAACCGGCAAGGTTCAGTGGGACGAGCGCGCCGGCCAGCGCCGGGCCTCGAAAGGCTCGGTCGCCCTGGCCGACAACCGGATCTATTACCGGCAAGAAGACGGCACGGTGATTCTCATCGAGCCGAGTCCCAAGGAATACATCGAACACGGCCGCTTCGACCAGCCCGATCGCAGCCGCTCCCACGCCTGGGCGCATCCGGTGATCGCCAACGGCAAGCTATATCTGATCGACCAGGACAATCTGTTCTGTTACGACGTGGCCGCGAAGTAA
- a CDS encoding cation diffusion facilitator family transporter gives MIEPPPPKIPPPAERLSSAAAGGIRIILWGVLLNALMAAVKICAGVLGQAYALVADGVESLADVVSSLVVSGGLRIAAIPPDENHPFGHGKAESLSAMVAAVALLATGVGIAIQSIRALLNPPSTPPAVYTLVVLVGVIGVKELMFRMIDRMGRQIGSQALLSEAWHHRSDAITSLAAFIGITVAIVGGPRYIRADAWAALLACMIIVGNGVRLFRRALDDVMDSAPAAEVDDQIRRIAAAVPEVAAIEKCRVRRSGLSLLVDIHVEVDGNLTVRRGHEIAHDVKQALLDSQLSILDATVHIEPTD, from the coding sequence GTGATCGAACCGCCGCCGCCGAAAATTCCTCCTCCCGCCGAGCGGCTCAGTTCGGCCGCGGCCGGCGGAATTCGCATTATTCTCTGGGGCGTGCTGCTCAATGCCCTGATGGCGGCCGTGAAAATTTGCGCCGGCGTGCTCGGACAGGCCTACGCCCTTGTGGCCGATGGCGTCGAATCGCTGGCCGACGTGGTTAGTTCGCTGGTCGTCTCCGGCGGATTGCGGATCGCGGCCATTCCCCCGGACGAGAATCATCCGTTCGGCCACGGCAAAGCCGAATCGCTCTCGGCAATGGTCGCCGCGGTCGCGCTGCTGGCCACCGGAGTCGGCATCGCCATTCAGAGCATCCGGGCACTGTTGAATCCGCCGAGCACGCCGCCGGCGGTTTACACATTGGTGGTTCTGGTGGGCGTGATCGGCGTCAAGGAACTGATGTTTCGGATGATCGATCGGATGGGCCGACAGATCGGCAGCCAAGCCTTGCTCAGCGAAGCGTGGCATCATCGCAGCGACGCGATCACTTCGCTCGCCGCGTTCATCGGCATCACGGTGGCCATCGTCGGTGGCCCGCGCTACATTCGGGCCGACGCGTGGGCCGCGCTTTTGGCGTGCATGATTATCGTGGGCAACGGTGTGCGGCTTTTTCGCCGTGCGCTCGACGATGTGATGGATTCGGCGCCTGCCGCGGAGGTCGACGATCAGATTCGCCGGATCGCCGCGGCGGTGCCGGAAGTGGCGGCGATCGAAAAATGCCGCGTTCGGCGCAGCGGCCTGTCGTTGCTGGTCGATATCCACGTCGAGGTGGACGGCAATCTCACGGTCCGCCGCGGCCACGAAATTGCCCACGATGTGAAACAAGCACTTCTGGATTCGCAACTCTCGATTCTCGATGCAACGGTTCACATCGAACCGACGGACTAA
- a CDS encoding alpha/beta hydrolase-fold protein: MNRKFFSVAALLTFMASVYPAIADAARPKPPTRDANTAALAGAKELPDGAVPPIDVEGDFILGPTHNRAPDMSVQAGVPQGTVHNLTLNSADSKLYPGIARDKNTFGTSDPNDPAKLVVTTSHPAPYTRHVAVYVPKQYVQGTAAPFIVGADGPDRSLFTALDNLIAQHKVPVMIGISISNGSGDAQGSERGLEYDTMSGRYAEFVEQEVLPLVEQECKVKLTKDPEGRATMGCSSGGSCAMIMAWYHPEMYHRVLTYSGTYVNQQWPSNPDSPHGAWELHEHLIPNSPAKPLRIWMEVGDRDLLNPNSMRDKMHDWVRANEDMAKALAAKGYHYQFVFARNAGHCEGSVKQQTLPEALQWLWEGYSAGSKSNAR; this comes from the coding sequence ATGAACCGAAAATTTTTTAGCGTTGCGGCCCTGTTGACCTTCATGGCGAGCGTTTATCCCGCGATCGCGGATGCGGCGCGTCCGAAGCCGCCGACCCGCGACGCGAACACGGCGGCATTGGCCGGCGCGAAAGAATTGCCCGACGGCGCGGTTCCGCCGATCGATGTCGAGGGAGATTTTATTCTCGGGCCGACGCACAATCGTGCCCCCGACATGAGCGTGCAGGCCGGCGTGCCGCAAGGAACCGTTCACAATCTGACGCTGAATTCCGCCGATAGCAAGTTGTATCCTGGCATCGCACGCGACAAGAACACGTTTGGCACTTCCGATCCCAACGATCCGGCCAAGCTCGTGGTCACCACCAGCCATCCGGCTCCCTACACGCGGCATGTTGCCGTGTACGTGCCCAAGCAATATGTGCAGGGCACCGCGGCCCCGTTCATCGTCGGCGCCGACGGCCCCGATCGATCGCTGTTCACGGCGCTCGACAATCTCATCGCTCAGCACAAGGTGCCGGTGATGATCGGTATTTCGATCAGCAACGGCAGCGGCGATGCCCAAGGGAGCGAGCGAGGATTGGAATACGACACGATGTCGGGCCGATACGCGGAATTCGTCGAACAGGAAGTGCTGCCGCTTGTCGAGCAGGAGTGCAAAGTGAAACTCACCAAGGATCCGGAAGGCCGGGCCACGATGGGCTGCAGCTCCGGCGGATCGTGCGCCATGATCATGGCCTGGTATCATCCCGAAATGTACCACCGCGTGCTCACCTACTCGGGCACCTATGTAAATCAGCAATGGCCATCCAATCCCGACTCGCCGCACGGCGCTTGGGAATTGCACGAACACCTGATTCCGAACAGCCCCGCCAAACCACTGCGCATCTGGATGGAAGTGGGCGACCGCGACCTGCTGAACCCGAACAGCATGCGCGACAAGATGCACGATTGGGTGCGGGCGAACGAAGACATGGCCAAGGCCCTGGCCGCGAAGGGGTATCACTACCAATTCGTGTTCGCTCGCAACGCCGGCCATTGCGAAGGAAGCGTCAAACAGCAAACGCTGCCCGAAGCCCTGCAATGGCTGTGGGAGGGCTATTCAGCGGGGTCCAAGAGCAATGCCCGCTGA
- a CDS encoding Gfo/Idh/MocA family oxidoreductase: MNEKKPTDEPVRIALIGAGKVSDYHHVPAIRLDNRARLVAACDADPGLLQRRRAEWGLKQTTTDFRELCADPEIDALVIATPNFTHCEIATVAAQAGKHLMCEKPLGLNAGEVSRMYQAADAAGIVHMTAFTYRFAPAMRYLKHLVASGALGQPRHFRSQRFLDWPETSWGWRQYRAQAGAGDLFDMTIHRIDLAIDLMGPLRQICGAVARFAPRTQTVDGKACPPSDVDDWSALLGEFASGATGVWEGTTLAKGYERSGFGHEWAEINGSEGSAVYQLHLPNTILIGRTGHDLAPVEVPLEFLKPAESPRDPRDGNPATVFRYDLMWEFVSAIVERREAAPSFLDGLNAQIVADAVLRSHEERRWVEIGATKN; this comes from the coding sequence ATGAACGAGAAAAAACCCACCGACGAGCCGGTCCGAATCGCTTTGATCGGCGCCGGCAAGGTCAGCGATTATCACCATGTGCCGGCCATCCGCTTGGACAATCGGGCGCGGCTCGTGGCCGCCTGCGACGCCGATCCGGGCTTGCTCCAACGGCGACGGGCCGAATGGGGATTGAAGCAGACCACCACTGACTTCCGCGAGCTGTGCGCCGATCCGGAGATCGACGCCCTGGTGATCGCGACGCCCAATTTCACGCATTGCGAAATCGCCACCGTCGCGGCCCAGGCCGGAAAGCACCTGATGTGCGAAAAGCCGCTGGGACTGAATGCGGGCGAAGTAAGCCGGATGTATCAAGCGGCGGATGCGGCCGGCATCGTGCATATGACGGCGTTTACCTACCGTTTCGCGCCCGCGATGCGGTATCTCAAGCATCTTGTCGCGAGCGGGGCCCTCGGCCAGCCGCGGCATTTCCGCAGCCAGCGATTCTTGGATTGGCCCGAGACGAGTTGGGGCTGGCGGCAATATCGGGCCCAGGCCGGCGCGGGCGATCTGTTCGACATGACGATCCACCGCATCGATCTGGCGATCGATCTGATGGGGCCACTGCGGCAGATTTGCGGAGCCGTGGCTCGGTTTGCCCCGCGGACGCAAACCGTCGATGGCAAAGCTTGCCCTCCCTCGGATGTCGACGATTGGTCGGCCTTGCTCGGTGAATTCGCTTCCGGAGCGACCGGCGTTTGGGAAGGCACCACGCTGGCCAAGGGGTATGAGCGGAGCGGCTTCGGCCACGAATGGGCCGAGATCAACGGCTCCGAGGGCTCGGCCGTCTATCAATTGCATCTGCCGAACACGATTCTTATCGGCCGGACAGGGCATGATCTCGCGCCGGTCGAGGTGCCGCTCGAGTTTCTCAAGCCGGCCGAGAGCCCCCGCGATCCGCGCGATGGCAACCCGGCGACCGTGTTTCGCTATGATCTCATGTGGGAGTTCGTGTCGGCGATTGTCGAGCGCCGCGAGGCGGCGCCGAGTTTTCTCGATGGGCTGAATGCCCAAATTGTCGCCGATGCGGTGCTTCGATCGCACGAAGAGCGCCGCTGGGTTGAAATCGGGGCGACGAAAAATTAG